The following coding sequences are from one Syngnathus acus chromosome 12, fSynAcu1.2, whole genome shotgun sequence window:
- the LOC119131329 gene encoding chondroitin sulfate proteoglycan 4-like isoform X1 has product MGHYIRYNKENIFGTVTPTSTGTLSPFFFRGSQTNPAACHSLQITCKDTNDGLNLCKKGRRCTYLRLFRAQVTMGRLVAELLLLLLISTGQVYAVSFNGNSAPQLQTAEALLKTLTTQSDGDDSNVLLLRSLEVAEGSWAPLEPKHIKVNFDFTKLGLHPSEFMFRIEERAVHGHLQLDPSPEDPKEGAVPVQGEETDLTFSMLDLWQGRVMYVHSGSEDLHDYFTFSIFSSSNKKLPAYLREHHLYRFDINISPINDAPVLSLPRGNIFNILQNTKRQLTRDMLNVSDPDSSQADLVFNSMGNFVEAGHLEHEDHPDRVIKVFSLHDLEEGKISFVHTGVSTSRMALRVSDGQKFSTTVILRIVAVELEYKLVNHTGLEVNQGGTSLITTNHLAVQINVADQPVEIFYHVTELPQYGELQRLHQSSKWKPTKSFSQKLLEQEQIRYVSTYRGIQPQNITDGFRCNVSIGSFATEELVFPIVVRWIHFKVTRSKMEVNGVLKVVVTPEDFHVITKGVKLNESDLYFRLLTEPKKGQLFLIDKLLKIDSIFSQKNITDGLVTYELLAKSPDDTRDICSFQVISTLANSSLDFRIHIRAESTDFTVVNKGMFVVEGGSKIITKNILFTNIASNREVHYSITAHPRHGLLRRIDLSNLTSINDNIVAFTNQDIIEERMMYVHDDSETKKDYFAFQIVVYKVNGRKEERNTVEHTVNISIQLINDQRPVRVVDKVFHVARDGQRLVTLSDLCYRDDDSDFEDDRLVYTRRGIPMGELVLASAPNHKLYEFTQQDLKQKNVLFVHSGVSFGRFVLFVSDGKHYVSTLMEVKAQDPYLEVSNNTGLMVQQGGITTLTSYNISVFSNLDIRTPQQITFEVFLPPKHGVLQFKKSEAAAAVAGSVSSFTQEDLEMKNLMYQHDGSHESSDGFNITARARERRGKGLADDWRKEVHLDIGVQIKIYLESHQRPPTVIRNLPVVVDEGHDVALSKNNLEVSRSVLELQETSFSSIYPQVFHEDSHPSEIVFTIQQPPTLGFIERSSLQEKRQPKNGRHRHLFQEFRRQATTSFTQEDIDQGLVIYRQRTTGRSSSNDSVLLEATNGLTKVGPIQLEIDIIPKRLPLKVSDLILDEGSSLTITPDIITIDSHHFSGMNFLYQIIVPPRHGHLEHSRIPGMPISAFTHTEVEREYISYIHDGSDTVRDNFTIMANQTENQKHSLPRVVHINVTSVNDETPVVINNQGLKVWVGSVTEISADDLSAEDSDTPPELLEFIITPPSNGYLALRSSLSKHILNFTQSHIQNGQLVFVHSGALSGGFHFQVNDGVNFAPRQIFSTTAHSLVLTLQRNHPIEVYRGSLTPISEQNLQVVTNEPNDIGRHHTVEFTVTVPPKLGRLVRHMLDNSTRDISTFTQSMVNSGIILYDQNKPVSAGWLAEDTFSFTVSSPPAFLPPTTFTLLISNQPNNRHNHHHESKLSNNAGAVVSEGGRVTIDKSKLDASNLLEKVPKPIQKDYHVIYRVISLPHHGALSIQGRNLTRGQPNFSQLALNEFGVTYIHDDSETTSDSFTFQARVAPLDASPSLPPSHLSDSSSLPFYSASSSLPSVDFVPDRHVEDSLTITKTFNITVTPVNDQPPLTSNRSPSIKVVVGERVVLGPDSLQVEDHDTPPEELHYLVISKPNNGYLTLGERPEPVTSFTQYDVNHGRLHFTQQGEPSTGMFYFNVTDGHHRPLYKIFSLEVIKPSVFIVNNTGLSLVQGRTAVILTTNQLAAQTNSHNQANITYTVTTHPHHGRIAINDQEVKTFFHEDLQYGRVVYHMTDLSESEDSFQISVSASAPGVEYGNVSAQTVKVVVRPLIYLREPVRVPSGIAVKLGKAMMDASELARISRANPVFEVLSPPKHGKLVKMTYGPNRAPEVLKSFTFRDVVQGRVAIEETLSDSPLPNNKSSLATSQGHAPATPRNDSFVFLLKAGNVQPAKGELHFTILPHHQMHHGPPGLKNTDSVSSEHKMTLLTTRNKTTTGGGRGMAGKETPMSSGVEMDLHPHILIHKNHNKTHHKPRPHHRTANHTRSHAKSGVDEAMWRRESPPQPRPPSEPEHALAKPPDTRPVHVEVLPRPSSDPLLIILPLLACLLLIVILVVLILVFRHQKEKQARMRLLQELAAVQLPAEGSPDSGRSERSMAAPSVVVTPLGAASCPVSPRVPEGPRRRSLAPGMTFWGPFDTEATSSDEHLRTWQSNERVISRNSLPAMSVEFKTSRRAKSPIPTLQGNQYWV; this is encoded by the exons ATGGGGCACTACATCCGCTATAACAAGGAGAATATTTTTGGCACAGTGACGCCCACAAGCACAGGTACtctttcccccttttttttccgaGGCAGTCAAACAAATCCAGCAGCCTGTCACTCGCTGCAAATAACATGCAAAGACACCAACGATGGACTAAACTTGTGCAAAAAAGGCAGACGTTGCACTTATTTGAGACTTTTTAGAGCGCAAGTAACAATGGGACGATTAGTGGCTgagctgcttctgctgctgctcattTCCACAGGACAAGTTTATGCAG TGTCATTTAATGGCAACAGCGCCCCCCAGCTGCAGACAGCGGAAGCTCTCTTGAAAACATTGACAACGCAAAGTGATGGCGACGACTCCAACGTCCTGTTATTGAGAAGCCTCGAGGTTGCAGAAGGAAGTTGGGCACCGTTGGAGCCCAAGCATATCAAG GTGAATTTTGATTTTACAAAGTTGGGTTTGCATCCATCCGAGTTCATGTTCCGGATTGAGGAACGGGCAGTTCACGGCCATCTGCAGCTTGACCCCAGTCCTGAAGATCCCAAAGAGGGAGCAGTCCCAGTCCAGGGAGAGGAGACAGACTTGACCTTTAGCATGCTTGACCTCTGGCAGGGTCGTGTGATGTACGTTCATAGCGGCTCAGAGGATCTCCATGACTACTTTACGTTCTCCATCTTCTCAAGCTCCAACAAGAAGCTTCCTGCGTATCTGAGGGAGCATCACCTGTATCGTTTTGACATCAACATCAGTCCTATTAATGATGCGCCGGTTCTCAGCCTACCAcgtggaaatatttttaatattcttCAAAATACCAAACGGCAG CTGACAAGAGATATGCTCAACGTATCAGACCCTGATAGCAGTCAAGCCGACTTGGTCTTCAACTCCATGGGAAACTTTGTGGAGGCCGGACATCTTGAACATGAAGATCACCCGGACAG GGTTATTAAAGTGTTCTCCCTGCATGATCTGGAAGAGGGTAAGATTAGCTTTGTCCACACGGGGGTGTCTACCTCCAGAATGGCACTCAGGGTCAGCGATGGTCAGAAG ttcagcACGACAGTCATTTTGAGGATTGTTGCAGTGGAGCTTGAGTACAAACTGGTGAACCACACCGGACTGGAAGTGAACCAGGGCGGAACGTCGCTCATCACCACCAATCATCTTGCAGTACAAATTAATGTTGCTGATCAGCCTGTGGAGATTTTCTATCATGTCACAGAGCTGCCCCAATATGGCGAGCTCCAACGTTTACACCAAAGTAGCAAATGGAAACCAACGAAATCCTTCTCTCAGAAACTTCTAGAACAAGAACAGATCCGGTACGTCAGCACTTACCGTGGTATCCAACCTCAGAACATCACCGACGGGTTCCGATGTAATGTCAGCATTGGGTCATTTGCGACAGAAGAACTCGTGTTTCCGATCGTGGTACGATGGATTCATTTTAAGGTCACAAGAAGCAAGATGGAGGTCAACGGTGTTCTCAAAGTTGTTGTCACTCCTGAAGACTTTCATGTGATTACCAAGGGGGTCAAATTGAACGAGAGTGACCTTTATTTCAGACTTCTAACAGAACCCAAGAAAGGTCAGCTATTTCTCATCGATAAACTTCTAAAAATTGACTCCATTTTCAGCCAGAAGAATATCACAGATGGCTTAGTGACGTACGAGTTGCTAGCTAAGTCTCCCGATGACACGAGAGACATTTGTAGCTTTCAGGTGATTTCTACTCTCGCCAACTCAAGTCTGGACTTCCGAATCCACATCAGAGCCGAGTCAACTGACTTCACCGTCGTAAACAAAGGCATGTTCGTTGTGGAAGGAGGAAGTAAAATCATTACGAAAAATATTCTCTTTACGAACATCGCCAGTAACCGCGAGGTTCACTACAGCATCACGGCGCATCCGAGACACGGTCTACTGAGGAGAATCGACCTCTCCAACTTGACCTCCATAAATGACAACATCGTAGCTTTCACCAATCAGGATATCATCGAAGAAAGGATGATGTACGTCCACGATGACAGCGAGACtaaaaaagattattttgcttttcaaattgtGGTCTACAAAGTCAATGGCAGGAAGGAGGAAAGAAACACAGTCGAACACACCGTCAACATCTCCATCCAACTCATCAATGATCAGCGGCCTGTTAGAGTTGTCGATAAAGTTTTCCACGTGGCCCGAGATGGACAGAGGTTGGTGACTTTGAGTGACCTCTGTTACCGGGATGATGACTCGGACTTTGAGGATGATCGCTTGGTGTACACCCGGAGAGGGATTCCAATGGGGGAGCTGGTCTTGGCCAGTGCGCCCAATCACAAACTCTACGAGTTCACACAGCAAGATCTCAAGcag AAAAATGTGCTATTTGTACACAGTGGCGTGAGCTTTGGtcgttttgtcctttttgtgtcAGATGGGAAACATTATGTCTCTACCTTAATGGAG GTGAAGGCCCAAGATCCTTACCTGGAAGTGAGCAACAACACAGGCCTCATGGTCCAGCAGGGTGGCATAACAACTCTAACCTCATACAATATCAGCGTCTTCAGTAACCTGGACATACGAACTCCACAGCAAATCACATTTGAAGTTTTCCTTCCACCCAAACATGGAGTCCTCCAATTTAAGAAAagtgaagcagcagcagcagtggcaGGTTCCGTTTCATCATTCACCCAGGAGGATCTGGAGATGAAGAACTTGATGTATCAGCATGACGGCAGCCATGAGTCATCCGATGGGTTTAATATCACTGCAAGAGCAAGGGAGAGACGTGGAAAGGGGCTGGCTGATGATTGGAGGAAGGAGGTCCATCTGGACATTGGGGTGCAGATAAAAATCTACCTTGAAAGTCATCAGAGGCCTCCAACAGTCATAAGGAATCTTCCAGTGGTGGTGGACGAAGGGCACGATGTTGCCTTGAGCAAGAACAATTTAGAGGTAAGCCGGTCGGTCTTGGAATTGCAAGAAACGTCATTTTCATCTATTTATCCTCAGGTGTTTCATGAAGACAGCCATCCTTCAGAGATAGTCTTCACCATCCAACAACCTCCAACCCTCGGATTTATCGAAAGGTCTTCGCTTCAGGAAAAGCGTCAACCAAAAAATGGAAGACATCGGCATCTCTTCCAG GAATTCAGACGACAGGCAACAACCTCTTTCACCCAGGAAGACATCGACCAGGGTTTGGTCATCTATCGTCAGAGGACTACGGGAAGGAGCAGTAGTAACGACTCTGTTCTGTTGGAGGCCACCAATGGCCTCACCAAAGTTGGGCCAATTCAACTGGAGATTGATATTATTCCCAAACGTCTCCCACTGAAG GTGTCTGACCTGATCTTGGATGAGGGGTCCTCTCTGACGATCACACCTGACATCATCACGATAGACAGTCATCACTTCTCAGGGATGAATTTCCTCTATCAAATCATCGTTCCTCCACGACACGGTCACTTGGAGCACAGTCGGATCCCAGGGATGCCCATCTCGGCATTCACGCACACTGAG GTGGAACGTGAATATATTTCTTATATCCATGATGGGAGTGATACAGTGAGAGACAATTTCACCATCATGGCCAACCAGACGGAAAACCAGAAGCACAGTCTTCCACGTGTTGTCCACATCAATGTCACGTCTGTCAATGATGAGACACCTGTTGTTATAAACAACCAAGGCCTGAAG GTTTGGGTGGGTTCTGTGACCGAAATCTCTGCGGATGATCTAAGTGCGGAGGACTCAGACACTCCACCCGAGTTGCTCGAGTTCATCATCACACCGCCCAGTAACGGCTATCTAGCTCTGAGGAGTTCCCTGTCCAAACACATCTTGAACTTCACACAGAGtcatattcaaaatggccAGCTGGTCTTTGTGCACAGTG GTGCTTTATCCGGAGGTTTCCATTTCCAAGTTAATGATGGCGTGAACTTTGCCCCTCGCCAGATCTTCAGCACGACAGCTCATTCCCTCGTTCTAACACTACAAAGAAACCATCCCATTGAGGTGTACCGAG GTTCATTGACCCCAATTTCTGAGCAAAACCTTCAGGTGGTGACCAACGAACCCAATGACATCGGAAGACACCACACAGTGGAGTTTACCGTGACCGTTCCCCCAAAACTTGGCCGCTTGGTCCGTCATATGCTAGACAACTCTACTCGGGACATTTCTACATTCACACAAAGCATG GTGAACTCGGGGATTATTTTGTATGATCAGAACAAACCGGTTTCAGCGGGATGGTTGGCTGaagacacattttctttcactgtATCTTCTCCTCCTGCTTTCCTGCCACCAACCACCTTCACACTCTTGATCTCCAATCAGCCAAACAATCGTCACAATCATCACCATGAGAGCAAACTCTCCAACAATGCAG GTGCTGTGGTGTCAGAGGGCGGCAGGGTTACAATTGACAAATCGAAACTCGATGCATCGAATCTCCTGGAGAAAGTACCCAAGCCAATCCAGAAAGACTACCATGTCATCTACCGGGTTATTTCCTTGCCGCACCACGGCGCTTTGTCCATCCAAGGACGCAACCTCACTAG ggGGCAACCAAATTTCTCTCAGCTGGCTCTAAACGAGTTTGGCGTGACATACATCCATGATGACTCTGAGACCACAAGCGACAGTTTCACTTTCCAAGCCCGGGTGGCCCCTCTGGATGCCTCCCCGTCTTTACCTCCGTCTCACTTATCCGATTCCTCCTCGTTGCCGTTCTATTCGGCCTCGTCCTCCCTTCCGTCGGTAGACTTTGTGCCTGATCGCCACGTCGAGGACAGCCTGACAATCACGAAGACTTTTAACATCACGGTGACACCGGTGAATGACCAGCCGCCATTGACTAGCAACAGATCCCCGAGTATAAAAGTCGTCGTTGGGGAAAGAGTCGTTCTCGGACCGGACAGTCTTCAG GTTGAAGATCACGACACCCCTCCAGAGGAGCTCCATTACCTAGTGATTAGCAAGCCCAACAACGGCTACCTGACGCTGGGCGAAAGACCAGAACCGGTGACATCGTTCACCCAGTATGACGTCAACCACGGTCGGCTACATTTTACACAGCAG GGTGAGCCATCAACTGGAATGTTCTACTTTAACGTCACTGACGGACACCATCGTCCACTCTACAAAATTTTCAGTTTGGAGGTGATCAAGCCTTCTGTTTTCATTGTGAACAACACCGGCCTATCGTTAGTTCAAGGCAGGACGGCGGTGATCCTGACGACCAATCAGCTGGCAGCTCAAACAAACAGTCACAACCAGGCCAACATTACCTACACGGTCACCACGCACCCTCATCACGGACGCATCGCTATAAACGATCAAGAAGTCAAGACCTTCTTCCACGAGGATCTGCAATATGGCCGTGTGGTCTATCACATGACTGATCTCAGCGAATCGGAGGACAGCTTTCAGATCTCCGTGTCGGCCTCGGCGCCGGGTGTCGAATATGGAAACGTGAGCGCCCAGACGGTGAAGGTAGTCGTGCGGCCTCTCATCTATCTGCGAGAACCTGTGAGAGTCCCCAGCGGCATTGCTGTCAAACTGGGGAAAGCCATGATGGATGCCTCCGAGCTGGCGAGAATCAGCAGAGCCAATCCGGTCTTTGAGGTTCTGTCCCCACCCAAACATGGAAAGCTAGTCAAG ATGACATATGGCCCCAACAGAGCCCCAGAAGTCTTAAAGTCGTTTACTTTCCGCGACGTGGTTCAAGGACGCGTCGCCATCGAGGAGACGTTGAGCGACAGCCCGCTACCCAATAACAAATCCTCGCTCGCGACGTCGCAGGGCCACGCCCCCGCCACGCCTCGCAACGATTCTTTCGTCTTCCTGCTGAAGGCCGGAAATGTTCAGCCGGCCAAAGGTGAGCTTCACTTCACCATCTTACCTCACCACCAAATGCATCACGGCCCGCCTGGGTTGAAAAACACGGATAGTGTGAGTAGTGAACACAAGATGACGTTGCTAACCACAAGGAATAAGACAACCACTGGAGGGGGGAGAGGAATGGCGGGGAAGGAAACCCCCATGTCCAGCGGGGTGGAAATGGATTTGCATCCTCACATCCTGATACACAAGAACCACAACAAGACCCACCACAAGCCGAGACCTCACCACCGCACGGCAAATCACACGCGGAGTCACGCCAAAAGTGGCGTGGATGAAGCAATGTGGCGACGGGAATCCCCCCCGCAACCTCGCCCCCCCTCCGAGCCAGAACACGCTCTGGCGAAGCCTCCTGACACCCGTCCGGTTCACGTGGAGGTCCTCCCTCGACCCTCCTCGGACCCTCTGCTCATCATCCTGCCACTTCTGGCTTGTTTACTCCTCATTGTCATCCTCGTGGTGTTGATCCTGGTGTTCCGACACCAAAAGGAGAAGCAGGCTCGAATGCGACTTCTTCAGGAGCTGGCCGCCGTGCAGTTACCCGCCGAGGGGAGCCCAGACTCGGGCCGGTCGGAGCGAAGCATGGCTGCGCCGTCCGTGGTGGTCACCCCGCTTGGTGCTGCCAGCTGTCCCGTGTCACCGAGGGTACCGGAAGGCCCCAGGAGGCGGAGTCTGGCCCCTGGAATGACCTTCTGGGGGCCATTTGATACTGAGGCTACAAGCAGTGATGAACATTTGAGAACTTGGCAAAGTAATGAAAGAGTTATTAGCAGAAATTCATTACCGGCCATGTCTGTCGAATTCAAGACCTCTCGCAGAGCCAAATCCCCCATACCGACGCTTCAAGGCAACCAGTATTGGGTTTGA